The following DNA comes from Streptomyces sp. Ag109_O5-10.
CGCGTTGCAGATAGGGGGCGGCGGCGAGGCCGACCGCGCCCGTGGCCAGCATGCCCAGCAGCGCACGTCGTCCCACCGGTGCGCCGTCGGCGTTCCGTCTCGGCTGTCCCGCCATGTTCAGTCCTTCGTCACGGTGGCCGGCCACTCGGCCGGCACATCTCATCGGTGACGGTCGAGCACGGACCGCGGAGGGGCCGTCCGTCGCCTTCCGAGGCGTCGCCGCGCCGCCGCATGGCAGGACGTGGCGGGGTTTCGTCGCACGGGGGTCCTGAAGTGCGCACCGGGGGTGTGCAACCTCGGATCGGACCGGCCGGCTGGGCCTCTCGACCCCCGGGTGTCAATTCGTCACCGGCTTAAGTGGTGACGATAGTGGCACGGCTTCGCGAAGGGTGTCAACGTGTCGACGGCGCGCATCGACCGCGGGGCGAGGGTGGGTCCGCCATGCCGGGCCCCGCATGAGCTGCGGCGCTTGCTCCCACCAACAATCACCTGTCAAAATGGTGACGTGAATTACGAGCATGCTTTCGTCTGCGGCAACCCGGCCCTCGACTTCGCCGCGACTCTGCGTGCCCGGCGCACGGTGCGGTACGAGATGTTCGCCACCCCGGACCGGCTGGACGCCTGGTTCCTCGAGTCCGGGCTCGTCGACGAGATCGCGCCCGCCGACGAGGCCGACGTCGAACAGGCCAAAGAGGTGCGGGAGGCGATCTACGCCCTCGTGACCGCCCGCCACCTCGGGCAGAAGTACGACGAGGGAATGCTGCGCAGGCTCAACCGGGCCGCCGGCATGCCTCCGGCGACACCGCAGCTCACCCGCACCGGGCGCCGTACCGAGGCGACCGCCGAACAAGCGCTGTCCACGGTCGCGCGGCATGCCGTGGAACTGCTCGGCGGGCCGGACGTCCCCCTGATGAAGGAGTGCGAAAACCCCGAGTGCACCCGTGTCTACATCGACCGCTCCCGGGGGATGCGCCGCCAGTGGTGCGGCATGGAGTCCTGCGGCAACAAGTTCAAGGCCGCCGCGTACCGTGCCCGCAAGAAGACCTCGCCGCGGGCCGCCGCCGGCTGAACGGCGGCCGCACGCACGGCGGCAGTGGCCCGCACCGGCCGTCGCCCATGGCAGCCGACGCCCCGTGGCCCACGTAGGACCGACCCGGACAGCCGACCAGGGCATCAGCTCGCGCGGCCCGGGTCGTTGGGGTGGGGC
Coding sequences within:
- a CDS encoding ABATE domain-containing protein, giving the protein MNYEHAFVCGNPALDFAATLRARRTVRYEMFATPDRLDAWFLESGLVDEIAPADEADVEQAKEVREAIYALVTARHLGQKYDEGMLRRLNRAAGMPPATPQLTRTGRRTEATAEQALSTVARHAVELLGGPDVPLMKECENPECTRVYIDRSRGMRRQWCGMESCGNKFKAAAYRARKKTSPRAAAG